A single genomic interval of Carassius auratus strain Wakin unplaced genomic scaffold, ASM336829v1 scaf_tig00217058, whole genome shotgun sequence harbors:
- the LOC113099813 gene encoding uncharacterized protein LOC113099813 codes for MSGIIPRSKAKGTDICAFNKYYYIIRSDLGCYMQTGSLNKGSDISIFNLHPACQNGDHYIGGDSYFHIINGNSCRRVTNMSTDSDAVVFSLHPNYQGGDHYFAAHGYFYIIFQKKGTYRKATNMTKDMDAEEHTLDTNFRNGLYYWSPPSKKTGFCFLKPASEWGVEYCTGPDLSSDENSAVYSVHPDVLNFLPGGLSVTKGPTIGMWENIKTITNDSSTPVTWQKKISKMVGYNKEKIAQITQNWKIEKSASIESEELAKLIAKLQFSFSAEHGGSHVSTENESWKEATEEEEQLTFGLKPRERLYLWQQKLCLGQEPVLFCCDLKITNEPNPPTSPAQP; via the coding sequence ATGAGCGGCATTATTCCCAGGAGCAAAGCAAAAGGCACTGACATCTGTgcatttaacaaatattattatataatccgCTCTGACCTCGGCTGCTATATGCAGACAGGTAGTTTAAATAAAGGTTCAGATATCTCTATTTTCAATCTGCACCCTGCCTGCCAAAATGGAGACCATTACATTGGCGGAGATAGCTACTTCCACATCATCAATGGCAATTCCTGCCGCAGAGTCACAAACATGTCGACAGACAGCGATGCTGTAGTTTTCAGCCTTCATCCCAACTATCAGGGTGGAGACCACTACTTCGCAGCCCATGGCTATTTTTACATCATCTTCCAAAAAAAAGGCACTTACCGGAAAGCAACGAACATGACTAAAGACATGGATGCTGAAGAACACACCCTGGATACCAACTTCAGAAACGGTCTGTATTACTGGAGCCCACCATCCAAGAAAACTGGCTTCTGCTTCCTCAAGCCAGCCTCAGAGTGGGGAGTTGAGTACTGCACCGGTCCTGATCTCAGCTCAGACGAGAACAGTGCTGTCTATTCTGTTCATCCCGATGTTCTTAACTTCCTTCCTGGTGGGCTGTCTGTAACTAAAGGCCCAACCATTGGTATGTGGGAGAATATTAAAACCATAACTAATGACAGCAGTACACCGGTGACATGGCAAAAGAAGATCAGTAAAATGGTTGGATACAATAAGGAGAAAATTGCCCAGATCACTCAAAACTGGAAGATAGAAAAATCAGCCTCAATTGAATCTGAAGAGCTTGCAAAGTTAATTGCGAAGTTGCAGTTCTCCTTTTCTGCTGAACATGGAGGTTCACATGTCAGCACTGAAAACGAAAGCTGGAAAGAAGCAACTGAAGAGGAAGAGCAACTCACATTTGGGCTGAAGCCAAGGGAGCGTTTATATCTGTGGCAGCAAAAACTGTGTCTTGGTCAAGAACCAGTGTTGTTCTGCTGTGATTTAAAGATTACCAATGAGCCGAACCCTCCAACTTCACCTGCACAACCATGA